A window of Glycine soja cultivar W05 chromosome 2, ASM419377v2, whole genome shotgun sequence genomic DNA:
ATGGGGAACTTCAgttaaatttgattcaaaatataCATAAGCATTATGCTCACctttcttttcgaaccaagCTTTACGTTTTGGGCAGTTCATTTGGAAATGTCCAGATTTCCCACAGAAATGACATTTGTCATTTTTCTTCTGGATCTTAGTAGAGGACTCGACAATCTTTAATGGTCATTTGTCCTTTCCATATTTCTTATTGACTTTCTTTCCAACTCCCTGATTATTCACATAATGAACGGAGTGgtttccttgattcttaagtaTGGTTTCCTCCTGAACTAACATACtatgcaattcatgcacattccatttgtctttcatggtattataatTCATTTGGAAGGGACCATACTCAGATGATAATGAGTTCAAAATGAACTGCACAAGGAAATTTTCATCCACCACCATTCCAAGAGACTTAAGCTTTGCTGCAAtatttgtcatctcaatgacatgttcatgcatAGTACGAGAACCATCAAACTTTATGGTGGTTAaagtactcattaatgtcccagcaaGAGACTTATCAGTAGTTTGGGAGAGCTCTTCCACAGATTTCATAGATTCTT
This region includes:
- the LOC114372549 gene encoding uncharacterized protein LOC114372549, translating into MSVPIFNGLNFSNWSKQVQFHLGALDLDLALQVEKPAAITDASSNEEKIHYKAWEKSNRICLMLMHMSIANNIKSALPKTKSAKESMKSVEELSQTTDKSLAGTLMSTLTTIKFDGSRTMHEHVIEMTNIAAKLKSLGMVVDENFLVQFILNSLSSEYGPFQMNYNTMKDKWNVHELHSMLVQEETILKNQGNHSVHYVNNQGVGKKVNKKYGKDK